In a genomic window of Salegentibacter salegens:
- a CDS encoding ABC transporter permease, whose product MIRNHFKIAFRYLFKNKLYSILNIVGLALGIAAFVIITLYVGYERSYDKFEGSDEVFRIYMDYAEGENFVPGDAQTYNLSGPTLKKEFPEIIEQVRLYRLEKITFVNGDKVIQQPNGSLADESYFRIFDNPLISGTLSDFKKPNTIILTKTLAEKLFGEDQAVGKSLSVFDGSSTTMEVVGVIKDIPKNTHYKTNFLISYSTITTWDRMGNNAKPNWNGNNFFTYIKVAPKTNTDALRKKIMASDFEKDPNERHNIEAVSDIHLHSDKPYEAEANGSSSRVRFLSAIAFIILILSWLNYVNLATAKSLERCKEVGIRKVAGAPRSQLIIQSLGESFLLNLFALLLGVGLVYLMLPLFNRFVGKELVLGLSNLSIIVPYLGFIFLGTLLSSLYPAMVISGFSPIRALKGKVIASRDGINIRKGLIGLQFCATVVLIVGTLVVSKQIQFLREQPLGVDLGQIVALNGEILETQSDSLMGQKASVLESELLKLPFVDTVSQSKTYPGDGYDNLSSTVGITFPDGIERERQLFYLYGAKSTYFDVMNFKFIAGKGYEPVLEGTKNFDIVLNETFARKMGFTNASEIVGKTVKFWGENFKVTGVIADYHHFGLKNKIEPLIIGNLYWAYGGSMDNVLVKMNTGLSLASMDENLDQIQQKWKDVFPQSTLNYTFLDKKFEAQYLEDTKFGTAFQIFTGLAIFIAGLGLFGLTSYTILQRKKEIGIRKVSGASVLQILTLLNKDFLKLVGISFILAVPIAWYFMDKWLQEFAYQTKLSWWIFIIAGTAAFTVALLSVSFQATKAAIANPVKSLRTE is encoded by the coding sequence ATGATACGTAACCACTTTAAGATTGCCTTCCGTTATTTGTTCAAGAACAAATTGTACTCTATACTCAATATCGTGGGGCTAGCATTGGGTATTGCGGCATTTGTAATTATTACGCTCTATGTGGGTTACGAACGCAGTTATGATAAATTTGAGGGATCAGACGAGGTTTTTAGAATCTATATGGATTATGCCGAAGGAGAAAACTTTGTCCCCGGTGATGCACAGACTTATAACCTATCAGGGCCTACCTTGAAAAAAGAGTTTCCCGAGATTATTGAGCAGGTAAGACTATATCGTTTGGAAAAAATCACTTTTGTGAATGGGGACAAAGTTATACAGCAACCGAACGGCTCCCTGGCAGATGAGAGCTACTTCAGAATTTTCGACAATCCACTCATTTCGGGCACTCTAAGCGATTTTAAGAAGCCCAATACCATTATTTTAACAAAAACTTTGGCCGAGAAGCTTTTTGGAGAAGATCAGGCCGTTGGCAAAAGTTTATCTGTTTTTGATGGAAGTAGCACAACTATGGAAGTTGTGGGGGTTATCAAGGATATTCCGAAAAATACACATTATAAAACAAATTTTTTGATTTCCTATTCAACAATTACTACGTGGGATAGAATGGGAAACAATGCTAAACCTAATTGGAATGGGAATAACTTTTTTACCTATATAAAAGTTGCCCCTAAAACAAATACGGACGCTCTGCGGAAAAAAATAATGGCCAGCGATTTTGAAAAGGATCCAAATGAAAGACACAATATTGAGGCGGTTTCAGATATCCATCTTCATTCAGACAAACCTTACGAAGCCGAAGCAAATGGAAGTAGCAGTAGAGTCAGGTTTCTTTCGGCAATTGCTTTTATCATACTTATTCTTTCTTGGTTGAATTACGTGAATTTGGCCACAGCAAAATCGCTGGAACGCTGTAAAGAAGTAGGCATTCGCAAGGTTGCCGGGGCACCGCGATCGCAATTAATTATTCAGTCCCTGGGAGAATCATTTTTACTGAATCTATTTGCCTTACTACTGGGCGTTGGACTCGTTTATTTAATGCTTCCGTTATTTAATCGGTTTGTGGGGAAAGAACTCGTTCTGGGACTTTCGAATTTGAGCATCATAGTACCTTACCTAGGATTTATTTTCTTAGGAACTTTGCTCTCGAGTCTTTACCCAGCGATGGTAATTAGCGGTTTTTCTCCGATACGCGCTTTAAAGGGAAAAGTAATTGCGTCTCGGGACGGAATCAATATCCGCAAGGGATTGATAGGTTTGCAGTTTTGTGCAACCGTAGTGCTTATTGTTGGCACCTTGGTCGTATCAAAACAGATTCAATTCTTGCGCGAACAGCCACTTGGTGTTGATCTTGGACAGATTGTAGCGCTGAACGGTGAGATTTTAGAAACACAGAGCGACTCTCTTATGGGGCAAAAAGCTTCCGTGTTAGAATCTGAATTACTCAAGTTGCCCTTTGTAGATACCGTGTCACAGTCCAAAACCTATCCCGGAGATGGCTACGATAACCTGTCTTCTACCGTAGGTATCACATTCCCGGATGGGATAGAACGAGAGCGCCAGTTATTTTACCTCTATGGGGCAAAATCCACTTACTTTGATGTGATGAATTTTAAATTCATTGCGGGTAAAGGATACGAGCCGGTATTGGAAGGCACCAAAAATTTTGATATCGTTTTGAATGAAACCTTTGCTCGAAAAATGGGATTCACAAATGCCTCTGAGATCGTTGGCAAAACTGTCAAATTTTGGGGTGAGAATTTTAAGGTTACAGGTGTGATTGCAGATTACCATCATTTTGGTCTAAAGAATAAAATAGAACCTTTGATTATTGGGAATTTATATTGGGCTTATGGCGGAAGTATGGACAATGTTTTGGTGAAAATGAATACAGGCCTCTCATTAGCATCGATGGACGAAAACCTGGATCAAATTCAGCAAAAATGGAAGGATGTTTTTCCGCAGAGCACATTGAATTATACGTTTCTCGATAAAAAATTTGAAGCTCAATATTTAGAAGATACAAAGTTTGGCACTGCATTTCAGATTTTTACAGGTCTTGCCATATTTATCGCCGGGTTGGGACTTTTCGGTCTTACATCATATACTATTTTACAGCGTAAAAAGGAAATCGGTATTAGGAAGGTAAGTGGTGCTTCGGTACTACAAATTCTAACCTTGCTTAACAAAGATTTTCTCAAGTTGGTAGGTATTTCTTTTATCCTAGCAGTACCAATCGCCTGGTACTTTATGGATAAGTGGTTGCAGGAATTTGCATATCAAACCAAATTGAGTTGGTGGATCTTTATTATTGCAGGAACAGCTGCATTTACGGTGGCCCTGTTATCGGTAAGCTTTCAAGCCACCAAAGCTGCTATAGCGAATCCAGTAAAAAGTTTGAGAACAGAATAA
- a CDS encoding ABC transporter permease → MIRNYFKIAWRNISRNKGYSALNIFGLAIGITCASLILLWVEDEVNFDKGIKDKNLVFNVPTNQKYDGEWRTFFMATPGPLASVLKEEIPEVTKAARLRDENFLFSVEDHIINSKGAYTDEDLFDIFDLNFIAGNPNEAFKNKKGIIITQKVASILFGNSEKVIGETIQVDQKNNYTITGIIEDLPENTTYSFSWLVPFENFTDGKEWTKDYGSNFTDTFVKLAPTADVEKVDKKVRAVLPAKTGDKETEAILFSANDWHLRAYFKDGEIAGGRIEYVRLFSFIALIILIIACVNFMNLATARSEKRAGEVGMRKALGSGRKQLIFQFTTEAILNAVLAGVLGVVVIIIVLPEFNSLVDKNLSLNLSLPWHILSLLGISLACGLLAGLYPAFYLSNFKPIEVLKGTRKKAGSASLIRKCLVVGQFSISVILIVSTIVVYEQVHHVKNRNIGLEKENLIEIPAAGGEIIKNFESIVQELKSSGTVESAGLMNSQILSDGNNTSSVRWPGRPDDKDILISFRTITPEFLNATGMKLKEGRGFGKSQAADSSKVLISETFAKLMVAENPVGTKIQWQEEEFTVTGIVEDYLYGDMYGSSDPVMFYHQVEGADYLYVKPKNGIATGKVLTKIEDVLQIQNPGFPFEYRFVDDTFNARFKSEQLVGNLSQIFAIIAIIISCMGLFGLSAYMAEQRRKEIGVRKVLGSSVLNIVKLLSKDFLVLVIIALLFAIPLAWFIMHNWLQDYAYRITISAWIFAFAGGSAIIIALLTVSFQAIKAATANPVKSLRTE, encoded by the coding sequence ATGATCAGAAATTATTTTAAAATCGCGTGGCGGAATATCTCTAGAAATAAAGGCTATAGCGCCCTAAATATTTTTGGATTGGCTATAGGAATAACTTGTGCGAGCCTTATTCTACTTTGGGTAGAAGATGAGGTGAATTTTGATAAGGGAATTAAAGATAAAAATTTAGTCTTTAATGTTCCTACCAATCAAAAATATGATGGGGAGTGGCGTACTTTTTTTATGGCGACCCCGGGACCCTTAGCTTCAGTCTTAAAAGAGGAAATTCCGGAAGTAACAAAAGCTGCACGTCTGCGTGATGAAAATTTCCTTTTTAGTGTAGAAGATCACATAATAAACAGTAAAGGGGCTTATACCGATGAAGACCTCTTTGATATATTTGATCTTAATTTTATAGCGGGCAATCCAAATGAAGCCTTTAAAAATAAAAAAGGAATTATAATCACACAAAAGGTTGCATCTATCCTTTTTGGGAATAGCGAAAAAGTAATAGGTGAAACAATACAGGTTGATCAAAAAAATAATTATACAATAACTGGAATTATTGAAGATCTCCCTGAAAATACTACTTATTCTTTTTCCTGGTTAGTTCCCTTTGAAAATTTTACCGACGGTAAAGAATGGACCAAGGATTATGGAAGCAATTTCACAGACACCTTTGTAAAATTAGCGCCAACAGCCGATGTTGAAAAGGTAGATAAAAAAGTAAGGGCTGTTCTTCCCGCTAAAACTGGTGACAAAGAAACTGAAGCAATTCTGTTTTCGGCCAATGATTGGCATCTGCGTGCCTATTTTAAAGATGGCGAAATTGCTGGTGGACGAATTGAGTATGTGCGCCTGTTTAGCTTCATTGCGCTAATTATTTTAATCATAGCCTGTGTCAACTTTATGAATTTGGCAACCGCCAGGAGCGAAAAACGTGCTGGTGAAGTAGGTATGCGCAAAGCCCTTGGCTCTGGAAGAAAGCAGCTGATTTTTCAATTTACCACCGAGGCTATTTTGAATGCTGTACTGGCAGGAGTTTTAGGTGTTGTAGTTATAATAATAGTACTTCCAGAATTTAACTCTCTGGTAGATAAAAATCTAAGTTTAAACCTTAGCCTTCCTTGGCATATTCTCTCATTATTGGGCATATCGTTAGCTTGTGGGTTACTGGCGGGTTTGTATCCTGCCTTCTATCTGTCAAACTTCAAACCAATTGAAGTTCTGAAAGGAACTCGTAAAAAAGCGGGAAGTGCTTCCCTAATACGTAAATGTCTGGTTGTGGGACAGTTTTCGATTTCTGTAATCTTAATAGTGAGCACGATCGTAGTGTATGAGCAGGTTCATCATGTAAAGAACCGCAATATAGGTTTAGAAAAAGAAAATCTGATAGAAATACCAGCTGCCGGTGGTGAAATAATCAAAAATTTTGAATCGATTGTACAAGAACTAAAGTCTTCTGGAACGGTCGAGAGCGCAGGGCTTATGAATTCACAAATTTTGTCTGACGGGAATAATACTTCAAGTGTAAGATGGCCTGGACGACCAGATGATAAAGATATCTTGATTTCCTTTAGAACTATTACTCCTGAATTTTTAAATGCTACCGGAATGAAATTAAAGGAAGGAAGGGGTTTTGGTAAATCCCAAGCAGCCGATAGTAGTAAGGTATTGATATCTGAAACTTTCGCAAAACTAATGGTTGCTGAAAACCCAGTAGGTACTAAAATACAATGGCAGGAAGAAGAATTTACTGTCACGGGAATAGTTGAAGATTATTTATATGGCGATATGTATGGAAGTAGTGATCCAGTAATGTTCTATCATCAAGTTGAAGGGGCGGACTACTTATATGTGAAACCAAAAAACGGGATTGCCACGGGGAAAGTTTTAACGAAAATTGAAGATGTTCTACAAATACAGAATCCAGGTTTTCCTTTCGAGTACAGATTTGTTGATGATACTTTTAATGCCAGATTTAAAAGCGAACAGCTAGTCGGAAATTTATCTCAGATCTTTGCTATAATAGCAATAATCATTTCCTGTATGGGCCTTTTTGGACTTTCTGCCTATATGGCTGAGCAAAGAAGAAAGGAAATAGGTGTACGTAAAGTGTTAGGCTCTAGTGTGCTGAATATCGTCAAATTACTGTCTAAGGATTTTTTAGTATTAGTAATTATTGCACTTCTTTTTGCGATACCACTAGCCTGGTTTATTATGCATAACTGGTTACAAGATTATGCCTACAGGATAACTATTTCAGCCTGGATTTTTGCATTTGCCGGAGGAAGCGCAATTATAATTGCTTTATTAACAGTAAGTTTTCAAGCCATTAAAGCTGCAACTGCAAATCCCGTAAAAAGTTTAAGAACTGAGTAA